In the genome of Bordetella avium, the window CCTTCAAATGAAAGGACAGCGCATTCCTTGCAACACCGAGTTGATCTGCCAGCACACTGGGGGTGAGGCCGGGAAGGCCGGCGACGACCAGCGCGCGGAACGCGCGCAGCCGCTGGGGATGGGCAAGACCGCCGAGTGCGGAGACAGCTTGATCTTCATTCATAAATCAATAATACAACGATTATTGAATAATTGCCTTACCTCAGCCCGCATCAGACCCGATCAGAAGCCGCGACGCCGGCTCTGGGGGCGGCCGCTGGCCAAGTGCTGGTGCGCCGGCCCCAAGCCCCAAGCATCAAAGCGGAGTCAGCCGCGCCATGCCCGCGAAACACTCCTTTCGGCCTGGCCCAGGCGACCCGGTATCGGCGGCTAGTCCTCGCCGGGCGCCCCGGCAGGATCTCGCGCCCGTATCCGCTTATACGCCATGGGGCTGCACTTCATTGCAGAGCGGAACGCAAAGATAAAGGACGATGCGGAGCCATAGCCCAACTCCAGCGCGATCGCCGTTACGTCGAGCCCGCTTTCCAACAACTCGATGGCTCTGAACAACTTGAGCTGGCGACGCCAATCGCGCAGCGTCAATCCGGTTTCCGCAAAAAACTTCCTGGCCAGTGTCCGGCCCGACATCCCTAGCTCCCGGCCCCAATCGTCGGGGCCTCTCGGATCGGCCGGCTGGTTATACAAGGTCTCGCAAAGCGTCCGTAGCGCAGCGCTCGCGGGCCAAGCCAAGACCAATGAAATCGGGCTTGCGCGGCAGAGCTGATCGAGCACCAATCTATAAATTCGACCGAAATACCCGCTCTCGTCCGGATTGCCTTGAAGCGTCGCCGCCTCGACAAGCAGCGCCTTCAACAGCGCTGAAACGCCAAAGACCGCCACGCCGCCCTTAGAAAGCGTCCCCCCGGGGTGGTCGGCAAGCCACAGACTGCGATATTCAGCGCCGAGGAAAGACCCAACACTATGCTCCGTTCCTGACGGAACCCATGCCGCCTGATTCGGCGATATGGCAAAGGAGCGCCCTTCCGCCGTCACCATGAGGACGCCGGAAACCGCGTACACGACCTGATGCCATTCATGCGTATGCGCAGCGAAATAATTCCGCGCGCCGATGGACTGCACCCGCATGGTCATTGGCGAAGGCGACAGAACATCCGGCGGCGCGGTAATGGCTTTCCACTGCAAGAGCGCGTTCATATGTCGCCGATTCTATATAACTTGGCATTCTTTCGATAGATCATCAACCTAAGCTTGAGTTGTAATGCCCTCTCTACCATTTCCCGCTCACGCCACCCTCCGCAATGACACAACGTAGCGCCTCCCCGGGACATGATCTCCCCGCTGTTCTGCCCGAGGGCGTTCAACAAAGCAATATCTGGAGACTGACCACCGCCCAAGCCCTGGCAGGCGCGAATTCGGTGGTTGTCTATGCAACGGGCTCCATCGTCGGCAATATGCTCGCCCCGACACCCATGCTCGCGACACTGCCGATTTCCATCTTTGTGGTCGGCATGGCGACATGTACGCTGCCCATGGGCGCCATCGCCAGGCGCTACGGCAGGCTTGCGGCATTTCTGCTAGGCGCAGGCGCGGGCGTGCTCACCGGCCTGCTGGCCATGCTGGCGGTCATGATAGAAAGCTTCTGGCTGTTCAGCCTGGCCACCTTCTTCGGCGGTGTCTATGCGGCCGTCGTGCTGTCGTTTCGCTTCGCCGCCGCGGACGGCGTGGAACCCAAGCGGCGCGCGCGCGCGCTATCCCTGGTCATGGCGGGTGGCGTCGCCGCCGGTGTCGTCGGGCCACAACTCGTCACCTGGACGATGAACCTGTGGCCGCCGCACCTGTTTGCCGCCACCTTTCTGGCGCAGGCGGCGGTGGCTGCGATTTCCGCCTTCATTCTTCTGGGCGTCAGATTGCCCGCCCCCACTGCCGCAGAAGTCGCAGGCGGGCGGCCGCTCTCCCAGATTGCGCGACAGCCGCGTTTCATCGCCGCCGTGATCGCTGGCGCCGTCTCCTACATGCTCATGAACTTCCTCATGACGGCCGCCCCACTGGCCATGTACATCTGCGGCCACTCGCAGGAATCCGCCAATCTGGGACTACAGTGGCATGTCATCGCCATGTACGCGCCAAGCTTCTTCACCGGCCGACTCATCTCCCGCTTCGGCGCGGGACGGGTCGCGACCATGGGCCTCGTCCTCATTGGCGTCGCGGCCGCTGTGGGTCTCGGTGGTATCGACGTCATGCACTTCTGGTGGTCACTGATTCTGCTCGCCGTGGGCTGGAACTTCGGCTTTCTGGGTGCGTCCGCGCTGGTTCTGGAATGCCATCGGCCCGAGGAGAAAACACGCGTCCAGTCCCTGAACGACTTCATCGTCTTCGGCTTGATGGCGATCGGCTCCTTCTCGTCCGGAGGCCTGCTGTCGGCCTTCGGCTGGAACACCGTGCTGTGGGTGTCATTCATTCCCCTAGCGCTGTCCTTCGCCGCACTGGGCATCGCCATGCGTAAAACGACCCTCGCAATGAGCCGATGACGCCGCGCATCCATCCGCGGTTGCCGCCTGATCAGCGCGTGCCGACCTCGCATCGCGCCGACATGATGGTGTACTGCCCTCTCCAGGCCTCGATGATGATCTTGGCCTGGAGCAGATTGCTAAACCAACGCTCATTGAGACACTAATCGCGCCAGCAGCCCGATGTAAGCATCCTGGTTGGGTTTGCCAGGTTCGATAAGGAACAGCTTTATATTCCGGTCATGCGCCCAACTCAGCATGGCACGCCCACAGAATTCCTTACCGTTGTCTGTCCGGATGGCTTTGGATAATCCCCGGCTCAGTGCCAACCGATCCAGGATTCAAGTCAAGGCGTTGCTGACCTGCCCCCGGATTTAGTACGAAACTGATTTAGATTCCGGGGTTAAAAATCTCTTCTTTCTGATGATTCTTGGCGAACTGCTCTGGGGCCAAGTAGCCCAGGGCGCTGTGAGGCCGTTCGGTGTTGTACTCGAGGCGCCATGCTTCGATCAACGATTTGGCCTGACGCAGTGACAGGAACCAATGTTCGTTCAAGCATTCATCGCGGAACTTGCCGTTGAAGCTTTCGACATAGGCATTCTCCACGGGCTTGCCCGGCCGAATGAACGACAGCTTCACACCCGCCTGATAAGCCCAGGCATCGAGTGCTCGGCCCGCGAACTCCGGCCCGTTGTCCACCGTGATGGATCGGGGTAAGCCGCGGATCATGCCGATCCTTTCCAAGACATGTGCCACGCGCAGTCCAGGTAGTGACGTGTCGACTTCAATGGCCAGGCACTCTCGCGTGTAATCGTCCACCACATTCAAACAACGGAACCGACGGCCGTAGGCCAGGCCATCGGCAACAAAATCCATCGACCAGCTCTGGTTCGGCCCAGTAGATCCTTCAGCGCCGCGTTATCCAAAACCGATTCGGCCAGCAGCTTCTTGAGCCGATTGTTCTCCTGCTCCAATTCCTTGAGCCGCTGAGCCTCGGATACTGTCATCCCGCCGTACTTCGCCTTCCAGTTGTAGTACGTCGCATCGGAGATGCCGTGCTTGCGGCACAGATCGGCCACCTTGGCTCCTGTCTCTGCCTCCTTCAGCACACCGATGATCTGTTCTTCCGTAAATCGTTTCTTCATTGCCGTTCCTCTGGGAACGGACTCTACATCGTTTACGTACTATTTACGGGGGGCAGGTCACCGAGAGCTAGGCATCAGTTCGGCCACGTTCTACAAGCGGAGGTCCAAATACGGTGGCATGGACGTGTCCTTGATGGCGCGCATGAAGGAGCTGGAGGCCGAGAATGCCCGGTTGCGCAAGATGTACGTCGAGGAGAAGCTCAAGGCCGAGATCGTGACGAAGGCACTCGAAAAAAAGTGGTGAGGCCGTCTCGCCGCCGCGAGATGGCCCAACGAGCCGTGCAAGATCGGGGCATATCAGTCCGGCTCGCCTGCGAGGCGTTCAAGGTCAGCCAGACCTGCTATCGGTATGTCGCCAAGGCGGACGCCGAGAACGAGGAGATTGCCAGCTGGCTGCTACGGTTGACGGACAACCACCGCAGTTGGGGCTTTGGCCTGTGCTTCCTGTGTCTACGCAATGTCCGAGCTTCGGCTGGAATCACAAGCGCGTGTATCGGATCTACCGTGAACTTGAGTTGAACCTGCGCATTAAGCCACGCAAACGACTAATTCGGCAGGCTCCTGAGCCACTGAGTGTGCCGACTACCGTGAACCAAGTCTGGTCGATGGACTTCATGCACGACCAGTTGGCCGACGGACGCAGCATTCGGTTATTCAAGGTGATCGATGACTTCAACCGGGAAGCCCTGGGCATTGAGGTCGACTTCTCGTTGCCCTCGGAGCGTGTCACGCGTGCGTTGAAACAGATCATCAGTTGGCGCGGCAAGCCGATGGCCATACGTTGCGACAATGGCCCGGAATACCTCAGTTCGGCTATTACTGAATGGGCTCGCCGATGGGGCATCAAGTTGGAATATATCCAGCCTGGCAAGCCGCAGCAGAATGCCTACGTCAAGAGATTTAATCGGACGGTGCGCTACGAGTGGTTATCCCAATATCACTGGGATGATCTGGACCAGGTGCAGCGGGCCGCGACCGAATGGATGTGGTTCTACAATCACGAACGCCCCAATATGGCCTTGGGCGGAATCACCCCAAAACAGCGGCTGACCATGGCCGCATAGCGCTCCTACTTCTGCCAATCGCTAAAAAAGGGGGGGGGATTACCGGATAGCGCCCCTGCGTAGGAGCACACTGAATCTCCCTTTACTCAAAAGGAGATTGTCATGGAATCCGCGAATGCCGCCGTTGACCGTCGTGTGCCATGGAACAAGGGAAAGCTCACCGGGCAGAAGCTGCTCCTAAAGCTCCGAGAAATCTGGGCAATTCGAATGAGACTTCAGATGGCTTCGAACACTCGGGAACTCGCGATGTTCAATCTCGCAATTGATAGCAAGCTTCGAGCGTGCGATCTCACGCGATTGCAGGTACAGGACATCCGACACGGAAGCCACGTAGCCGCGAAAGCTACCGTCATGCAACAGAAGACCCAGCGTCCCGTCCAATTCGAGATTACGGAGCAAACCCGTGAGAGCCTTGACGCATGGATCGAAGCGCGAGGCCTAAAGGCGGTGGATTTTCTGTTTCCGACCCGTTTGCATACGTCGGCGCATCTTTCGACGCGGCAGTACGCCCGGATTGTGCATCGCTGGTTCGCATCGATTGGCCTCGACGATACCGCATATGGAACCCTCACTATGCGCCGTACAAAAGCCTCGCTGATCTACCGCCGGACCAAGAATCTTCGAGCCGTACAGCTGCTGCTCGGGCATACGAAGCTGGAAAGCACAGTTCGCTACCTTGGCATCGAGGTCGACGATGCTCTTGAGATGGCTGAACAAACAGAGGTTTGATGCATCCCGGCCGGCGAGCGGTCGCTTGCCGGCCAGAAGGGGACGATCAGGGGCTATTTCTGGAAGGGCCGGTTCAGACTGAAGGCAGTCATACAAAAGTACTCAACATAAACTTGGCGAGTTTTCGCCTATTGCGAGCCAGCGACGATGGCTTACGCTGGCCTCGGGCTTAAGGCTCGTTTACACGAAAAGTACCTACATGGCATTGATTACTAAGACTAAGAAGGAGCTTGCGCCGGCCTGCCCGCAGGTGACGCTAAAGCGCTCGCTCGGCCAAGGCGGAAATGGCTGTGTATACCTTGCTGCTCATGAAGACCATGGTGAAGTGGCCGTGAAGTTCTTCTTGAACAGCGATAGGCGTCGTTGGCAGCGATTTAGGGATGAGGTGAAGGTGGTGACGACCCATCTGCATGATTCTCCAAGAGTGGTCCCAATTCTGGAAGATTGGCTTCCTGAACATGGAACTGACAGTGTGCCTTGGTACATCATGCCGAAGGCCGAGACTATCCGTGAAGTGCTCAAAAGCCTGACTTGGCGAGAGATGCTTCCGGCATTCGTTGAGCTGGCAGACGGCCTAGTTGAACTGCATCGCGCCGGTGTGGCGCATCGCGACATTAAGCCTGAGAATCTGTTCCGCTTCGACGGAGGCTACCGATTTGGAGATTTCGGTATTGCCGCGTTTCCGGGCCGAGCCGGCATCACGAAAGAGGATGAGCCGATAGGGCCAGCCACCTTCATGGCGCCCGAAATGGAGGCCAACTCGGGGGTAGCGGACTGCTTCTTGGCGGACGTCTACAGCTTGGCTAAGACCATCTGGGCGCTGCTAACACGTGAGAAGTTCGCGTTCCCGGGGCAGTATCGCCCGAAGGGCCACGAGGGGCTCGCGGCGAGGGCAAAAGAAAATGGATTCGTGTTAGAACCCTTGGACCTTCTACTGGAGCGAGCAACCGACTCGCTGCCAGGGGCTCGGCCAAGCGCTTCTGAGTTCTCAGCGAATCTACGAGAGGTTGCTGCAATTCAGTACGACGCCGGGAAGGCAAATCAACTGCAGTGGGAGTTCGCGTCGCTTGAGGCGATGACTGGTCAAGGCATTGCTCGCGCAGAGTGGCGCGACCCCGCAGCAGTCCTCAATGTGATTCGACTTCTATCGCGTTACCACGGCATGAACCACTGCTTCCTTCCGGAAGGCGGTGGACAGCACATCAGAGGTGCCAATCTTTGCGAAGGTGGAGCGATGCTATCTCTGCAGATTTCTGGTGGAGGCGCAGACTACATCGTCTTACCAACCAGATTGGTGGTGGAACGCTTCCCAAACCACCCTGCCTTCGGCTATGCAGTTCTTGAGGTTGGGGAGGCGCACCGGCTTACCGAGGGTGACGCTTTCCTAGACGGGGCGGTC includes:
- a CDS encoding AraC family transcriptional regulator, with protein sequence MNALLQWKAITAPPDVLSPSPMTMRVQSIGARNYFAAHTHEWHQVVYAVSGVLMVTAEGRSFAISPNQAAWVPSGTEHSVGSFLGAEYRSLWLADHPGGTLSKGGVAVFGVSALLKALLVEAATLQGNPDESGYFGRIYRLVLDQLCRASPISLVLAWPASAALRTLCETLYNQPADPRGPDDWGRELGMSGRTLARKFFAETGLTLRDWRRQLKLFRAIELLESGLDVTAIALELGYGSASSFIFAFRSAMKCSPMAYKRIRARDPAGAPGED
- a CDS encoding tyrosine-type recombinase/integrase — translated: MESANAAVDRRVPWNKGKLTGQKLLLKLREIWAIRMRLQMASNTRELAMFNLAIDSKLRACDLTRLQVQDIRHGSHVAAKATVMQQKTQRPVQFEITEQTRESLDAWIEARGLKAVDFLFPTRLHTSAHLSTRQYARIVHRWFASIGLDDTAYGTLTMRRTKASLIYRRTKNLRAVQLLLGHTKLESTVRYLGIEVDDALEMAEQTEV
- a CDS encoding protein kinase domain-containing protein, producing MALITKTKKELAPACPQVTLKRSLGQGGNGCVYLAAHEDHGEVAVKFFLNSDRRRWQRFRDEVKVVTTHLHDSPRVVPILEDWLPEHGTDSVPWYIMPKAETIREVLKSLTWREMLPAFVELADGLVELHRAGVAHRDIKPENLFRFDGGYRFGDFGIAAFPGRAGITKEDEPIGPATFMAPEMEANSGVADCFLADVYSLAKTIWALLTREKFAFPGQYRPKGHEGLAARAKENGFVLEPLDLLLERATDSLPGARPSASEFSANLREVAAIQYDAGKANQLQWEFASLEAMTGQGIARAEWRDPAAVLNVIRLLSRYHGMNHCFLPEGGGQHIRGANLCEGGAMLSLQISGGGADYIVLPTRLVVERFPNHPAFGYAVLEVGEAHRLTEGDAFLDGAVEKLRRFNDFDYAPDDGDSDEPQFAGLGEPCYRRFKGGLMVFAPTYGIYNRIDKYNGTAERLGLEELRRQYGELVERLGTTKLEPRALFPVVRLLHRDVARVPFVLQSISMDQFWTLFDLDEQMLRARGDSGSAIVGSGELLEVLRSMSSDPKRQRAKALLIRLTAQQKGEYLALVDVARGIIDPHEMATYAEDKSRSSYDVSYLLEKLGNGYLRRALEKFGVEPVAETVAVEVKTEDATTQNDDFR
- a CDS encoding MFS transporter; protein product: MTQRSASPGHDLPAVLPEGVQQSNIWRLTTAQALAGANSVVVYATGSIVGNMLAPTPMLATLPISIFVVGMATCTLPMGAIARRYGRLAAFLLGAGAGVLTGLLAMLAVMIESFWLFSLATFFGGVYAAVVLSFRFAAADGVEPKRRARALSLVMAGGVAAGVVGPQLVTWTMNLWPPHLFAATFLAQAAVAAISAFILLGVRLPAPTAAEVAGGRPLSQIARQPRFIAAVIAGAVSYMLMNFLMTAAPLAMYICGHSQESANLGLQWHVIAMYAPSFFTGRLISRFGAGRVATMGLVLIGVAAAVGLGGIDVMHFWWSLILLAVGWNFGFLGASALVLECHRPEEKTRVQSLNDFIVFGLMAIGSFSSGGLLSAFGWNTVLWVSFIPLALSFAALGIAMRKTTLAMSR